In the genome of Fulvivirga maritima, one region contains:
- the rpe gene encoding ribulose-phosphate 3-epimerase, with product MSKPFIAPSVLAADFANLQSEVEMLNESDADWIHVDIMDGRFVPNISFGIPVTEAINRHAKKPLDVHLMIEQPENYVQEFYEAGAASITVHYEACPHLHRNIQQIKELGIKAGVAVNPHTNVQLLEDIISEIDIVLIMSVNPGFGGQKFIENTYKKVKQLKEIIIDANAHTLIEIDGGVKEGNARKLLNAGADILVAGSFVFKSEDPKGTILDLKNV from the coding sequence ATGAGTAAACCTTTTATTGCACCTTCAGTTTTAGCTGCAGACTTTGCTAACCTTCAAAGTGAAGTAGAGATGCTCAATGAGAGCGATGCAGATTGGATTCATGTAGACATAATGGATGGCCGCTTTGTGCCCAATATTTCCTTTGGTATTCCGGTAACGGAAGCTATTAACAGACATGCTAAAAAGCCGCTGGATGTTCACCTAATGATTGAGCAACCAGAAAATTATGTGCAAGAATTTTATGAAGCCGGAGCTGCATCTATCACCGTTCATTATGAGGCTTGTCCACATTTGCATAGAAATATTCAGCAAATAAAAGAACTAGGTATAAAGGCGGGAGTAGCTGTGAATCCGCATACCAATGTGCAGTTACTGGAAGATATTATTTCAGAAATAGACATTGTATTAATAATGTCAGTCAATCCAGGCTTTGGAGGGCAAAAGTTTATTGAGAACACTTACAAAAAAGTGAAACAACTCAAGGAGATAATTATAGATGCTAATGCTCATACTCTGATTGAAATAGATGGAGGCGTAAAGGAAGGTAATGCTCGCAAATTACTCAATGCGGGGGCAGATATTTTAGTCGCAGGCAGTTTTGTTTTTAAATCAGAAGACCCAAAAGGTACTATACTGGATTTAAAAAACGTTTAA
- a CDS encoding FG-GAP-like repeat-containing protein, giving the protein MQTKSYHVRRITLLSICLLLVSGVLWAQVPDIASVSPGYGYAGQTVTITGSNFSASCVVTFGDARANVISRTSQIIQVEVPAHATFEHVKVTNTNGNSAFSPYPFILSFGGETGLSASDFSAEINQSTQPTPYDLVISDFNNDGKNDIIVTSAGSNSIQILQNNTTTVGAASPSFTASSYSLPSTATTLNITSADLNGDNKPEVILSEANETDPSSRVFILTNNSGASIGFAAAPYIVDIASSQTKLVDISDIDGDGKPDLIVSDQADNGKIYVLRNTSGGSVSFAAPVSLNLGSSLQTGPLLVDDLNNDGKPDIAASLYFTDGGGLFVFRNNSTPGNIQFGTVSAIAAAGTIVNLRASDINRDGKLDLIASRYLSSDVAYYLNTSSNGGALSFNVSASNRVAAGNRPWGLDLGDIDGDGFEDFVVGNSNAAVVSVLYRSAALSYQTLNLGVSDRTRNLKVGDLNMDGKPDIVFTIFAQARIGILMNRKCVTPVLNEEGPLTVCSSNPVDLETQEIPNATYTWLMDGAVQQTGADNTYTASTSGTHTYEVTLSQGTCAETSDPISIEVVTSSAASFAITPVDPVCIGGTATLQVTGNVSGKTFEWSGPDNFTSTSNPAQVSSFAAIDVGEYSVDIYDNSAGCLIATETVSVQSVDVPSFAVSASETASCQGNPITLTVSPYNTSDYSYQWANGSGNISGETGSTLSVNTPGTQEYYVKITDLNNGSCPDIESNSLEISMLSEPTASFSAAEDACTQQNVLFTNNSTVDANATVNYRWTFGDGAFLEEEEVGHSYGVPGTYDVILEVSYEGSTCSDTFTKEIEIIDDGLDVEIEASQNPMCFQEEVTLTLANVSDNYQIEWSTGETSNEITVSEAGNYSVMLVNTDNGCDNLGNITLDEYPETVVNITSDSVTVSPGSNVQLNATGLANYLWSPGSSLNDSTIANPIATVNQSETYTVEGTDNNGCYGMASIDLFIATDMVGNIIKPKNFFSPNSGDNINDLWVIEKIEQFPECAVTIIDQSGNLLYEAQPYNNDWDGTSNGQMLADGVYYYVIKCDGSKVTKSGSITILR; this is encoded by the coding sequence ATGCAAACTAAATCTTACCATGTAAGAAGAATCACTCTTCTATCCATATGTCTATTGTTGGTAAGTGGTGTTTTGTGGGCCCAAGTTCCTGATATTGCTTCCGTTTCTCCTGGATATGGATATGCCGGCCAGACAGTAACTATTACGGGTAGTAACTTTAGCGCCTCCTGTGTGGTAACATTTGGAGATGCCAGAGCTAATGTAATTTCTAGAACTTCACAGATTATACAGGTTGAAGTACCTGCTCATGCTACCTTTGAGCACGTTAAGGTAACTAATACTAATGGCAACTCTGCCTTTAGCCCCTACCCCTTCATTCTGAGTTTTGGAGGAGAAACCGGTTTATCAGCTAGTGATTTTAGCGCTGAGATTAATCAATCTACACAACCAACACCTTATGATCTTGTTATATCAGATTTCAATAATGATGGTAAAAATGATATTATAGTCACTAGTGCAGGAAGTAATTCAATTCAAATATTGCAAAACAATACTACAACTGTAGGCGCAGCCAGTCCGAGCTTTACGGCTTCCTCTTATAGTTTACCATCTACTGCAACTACCTTAAATATCACTTCAGCAGACTTAAATGGTGATAATAAACCTGAAGTGATTCTCTCAGAAGCCAATGAAACTGATCCTTCTAGTCGAGTTTTCATATTGACTAACAATAGTGGGGCAAGCATTGGTTTTGCTGCCGCACCATATATAGTAGATATAGCTTCTTCACAAACTAAATTAGTGGATATAAGTGATATTGATGGAGATGGTAAGCCTGATTTAATAGTTTCTGATCAGGCCGATAATGGAAAAATATATGTGCTGAGAAATACTTCTGGTGGCTCTGTCTCATTTGCAGCACCGGTATCCTTAAATTTGGGCAGTTCGTTGCAAACAGGCCCATTGTTAGTAGATGATTTAAACAATGATGGAAAGCCTGATATAGCCGCAAGTCTGTATTTTACAGATGGAGGTGGCCTATTTGTGTTCCGAAATAATAGCACACCTGGAAACATTCAATTCGGTACGGTGAGTGCCATAGCCGCTGCGGGTACAATTGTAAACTTAAGAGCCTCTGACATTAATAGAGATGGCAAGCTAGATTTAATAGCATCAAGATACCTCAGTAGTGATGTGGCATATTATTTAAACACGTCAAGTAATGGCGGCGCGCTTTCTTTTAATGTAAGTGCAAGTAATAGAGTTGCTGCAGGTAACCGCCCGTGGGGATTAGATTTAGGCGATATTGACGGAGATGGATTTGAAGACTTTGTTGTTGGCAATTCTAATGCCGCCGTTGTTTCTGTTTTATATCGATCAGCCGCATTGAGCTATCAAACATTAAACTTAGGGGTTTCTGACAGGACTAGAAATTTAAAAGTGGGTGACCTCAATATGGATGGAAAGCCAGATATTGTATTTACCATTTTTGCGCAGGCAAGAATAGGAATATTAATGAATAGAAAGTGTGTAACCCCTGTTTTGAATGAAGAAGGTCCGCTAACAGTCTGCTCTTCTAACCCTGTAGATCTAGAAACTCAGGAGATTCCAAATGCCACCTACACTTGGTTAATGGACGGGGCAGTACAACAAACAGGGGCTGACAATACCTATACGGCAAGCACCTCTGGTACTCATACTTACGAAGTAACACTTTCACAAGGAACATGTGCTGAAACCTCTGACCCAATCAGCATTGAGGTAGTTACTTCTTCAGCTGCCTCTTTCGCTATTACTCCAGTAGATCCAGTATGTATTGGCGGAACAGCCACTTTGCAAGTAACCGGTAATGTAAGCGGTAAAACTTTTGAGTGGTCGGGACCTGACAATTTTACTTCCACTTCAAACCCTGCACAAGTATCATCTTTTGCTGCAATAGATGTGGGTGAATATAGTGTGGACATTTATGATAATTCTGCAGGTTGTTTAATTGCCACAGAGACTGTGTCTGTTCAATCGGTTGATGTTCCAAGTTTTGCTGTTTCCGCGTCTGAAACAGCTTCTTGCCAAGGCAACCCAATTACTTTAACAGTAAGTCCATATAATACATCAGATTATTCTTATCAGTGGGCGAATGGATCTGGCAATATTTCAGGTGAAACTGGATCTACCCTTTCGGTAAATACACCAGGAACACAGGAATATTATGTTAAAATAACAGATTTAAACAATGGATCTTGTCCTGATATTGAATCTAATTCCCTTGAAATATCAATGCTATCAGAACCAACGGCTTCTTTTAGTGCTGCAGAAGATGCGTGCACCCAACAGAATGTGTTATTCACCAATAATAGTACGGTAGATGCTAATGCCACTGTCAATTATCGCTGGACTTTCGGTGATGGTGCCTTTTTGGAAGAGGAAGAAGTAGGTCACTCTTACGGGGTTCCAGGTACCTATGATGTAATATTGGAAGTAAGCTATGAGGGCTCTACTTGCTCTGATACTTTCACTAAAGAAATTGAAATTATAGATGATGGGCTTGATGTAGAAATAGAGGCATCTCAAAATCCCATGTGTTTTCAGGAAGAAGTAACTCTAACTCTTGCTAACGTATCAGACAATTATCAAATTGAATGGAGTACGGGTGAAACTAGTAATGAAATTACAGTATCTGAAGCCGGTAACTACTCAGTTATGCTTGTAAACACTGATAATGGTTGTGATAACCTGGGTAATATCACCTTGGATGAATATCCAGAAACCGTAGTTAATATCACTTCTGACAGTGTCACAGTATCTCCGGGAAGCAATGTACAATTAAATGCTACAGGTCTCGCTAATTACTTATGGTCTCCTGGCAGCTCACTTAATGACTCAACAATTGCTAACCCAATAGCTACTGTAAATCAATCTGAAACCTATACAGTGGAAGGGACAGATAATAATGGGTGCTATGGCATGGCCAGTATCGATCTTTTCATTGCTACAGATATGGTGGGTAACATAATCAAACCAAAGAACTTCTTCTCTCCTAATTCAGGAGATAATATAAACGACTTATGGGTCATTGAGAAGATTGAACAATTTCCAGAATGTGCAGTAACTATAATCGATCAATCCGGAAATCTATTATATGAGGCTCAGCCTTATAATAATGACTGGGATGGCACTTCTAACGGACAAATGTTGGCCGATGGTGTGTATTATTATGTGATCAAATGTGATGGCTCAAAAGTGACAAAATCAGGAAGCATAACCATTCTTAGATAA
- a CDS encoding S8 family peptidase, translated as MARIKPVLAVIFAIIALSAANAQNRYMVFLSDKDNTPYSINDPAQFLSQKAIDRRSRSGIEINEKDLPVNPDYVQEIRDLGIDVFYESRWLNGLLIQTESSLLNDITALDFVDSVKLLAPGSKLSGTSRVQNESEAMTENANTDDQLSMMGLNLLHEEGFTGHGMFIAVLDGGFSGITDIAAFQHLYDSSRLVYTYDMVSNHESIDAGSNHGTRVLSVIAGFIEDSYVGSAYNSDYMLFITEDSETEYTIEEYNWLIAAERADSAGVDIISSSLGYFDFDDSSMNYDYDDFDGHTTIVAQAADYATQRGILVVVSSGNEGGSSWNYITSPADAEGVVSVGAVGIDYGVSFFSSGGPTADGRLKPELMALGSGTSIVSESGSTTSASGTSYSTPLVAGFAACLWQQTPELSAQDIRSLMLQNATRSSNPDNVHGYGVPNYRYIISGVDVQGEESPFTVYPNPIIGDEIHISTTGIIGKTQLKLYSKDGSLVLQETIDFGLNSENSMKVNLSKGIYFLHLQADSKSYHFKVVKY; from the coding sequence ATGGCAAGAATTAAACCTGTCCTTGCTGTCATATTTGCCATTATAGCCCTTTCAGCGGCGAATGCTCAGAACCGATATATGGTATTTTTATCTGATAAGGATAACACACCGTATTCTATTAACGATCCTGCACAATTTTTATCTCAGAAGGCCATTGATAGAAGATCTCGGTCAGGAATAGAAATCAATGAAAAGGATTTGCCTGTAAACCCGGACTATGTTCAAGAAATTAGAGACTTAGGCATCGATGTTTTTTATGAGTCACGCTGGCTCAATGGTCTTTTAATACAAACAGAGTCCTCTTTACTTAATGACATTACCGCTCTCGATTTTGTAGATTCAGTAAAATTGCTGGCTCCAGGCAGTAAACTTAGCGGAACAAGTCGAGTTCAAAATGAATCAGAGGCCATGACCGAAAATGCCAACACAGATGACCAGCTAAGCATGATGGGGCTTAACCTATTACATGAAGAAGGTTTTACTGGCCATGGTATGTTTATAGCAGTATTAGATGGCGGCTTTTCCGGAATTACTGATATAGCAGCCTTCCAACATTTATATGATTCTAGTAGACTTGTTTACACTTATGACATGGTGAGTAACCATGAAAGTATAGATGCTGGTAGCAACCATGGCACCAGGGTTTTATCGGTCATTGCTGGGTTTATTGAAGATTCATATGTGGGCAGCGCCTACAATTCTGATTATATGCTTTTTATTACAGAAGATAGTGAAACCGAATACACCATTGAAGAATATAACTGGCTCATTGCTGCAGAAAGAGCTGATAGTGCTGGGGTAGACATTATAAGTTCTTCTTTAGGTTATTTTGATTTCGATGATAGTAGTATGAATTATGATTATGATGACTTTGATGGTCATACCACTATCGTAGCCCAAGCAGCAGATTATGCCACCCAAAGAGGTATTTTAGTGGTAGTAAGTTCAGGAAATGAAGGAGGAAGCAGCTGGAATTATATCACTTCACCTGCCGATGCTGAAGGTGTAGTGTCCGTTGGAGCAGTTGGCATTGATTACGGTGTCAGTTTCTTTAGCTCAGGTGGTCCCACTGCCGATGGAAGGTTGAAACCCGAATTAATGGCTTTGGGCTCAGGAACCAGCATTGTTTCAGAATCAGGAAGCACCACTTCGGCTTCAGGTACTTCTTATTCAACTCCCTTGGTGGCTGGTTTTGCAGCTTGCTTATGGCAACAAACCCCAGAGCTGAGTGCTCAGGACATTCGCAGTCTTATGCTGCAAAATGCTACTCGTTCCAGCAATCCTGACAATGTACATGGCTACGGAGTTCCTAATTATAGATACATCATTTCGGGAGTGGATGTGCAGGGAGAAGAAAGTCCTTTTACGGTTTATCCCAACCCTATTATTGGTGATGAAATTCATATCAGCACTACAGGTATTATTGGAAAAACACAACTCAAGCTCTATTCGAAAGATGGATCATTAGTACTGCAAGAAACCATTGATTTCGGCCTCAATAGCGAAAATTCAATGAAAGTTAACTTAAGTAAAGGAATTTATTTCCTCCATCTTCAAGCTGATAGCAAAAGCTACCACTTCAAAGTGGTTAAATACTAG
- a CDS encoding porin family protein translates to MTISPAKSQLLIGPRAGVQYTWVRYSDADYRDSVSVSPVLNYFAGITTAFRVKNRFFLEIDLLYSRMGKEVESKIDPSLKYTMYTDHIQLPILYRVDFKKEVGKDKAFKWYIGAGPTLSYWLSGHGSVSSVELLERGIYGIDYKLKFDSDYSEAAPDELGVPDPNRLQLGLNVGGGLVFEFPGVSSLAVDVRFEMGHSYLGKGDAAEFRDIVLFTDSMESKNMALKIGVSYLMDTRISERKKGKSSIKRR, encoded by the coding sequence TTGACTATTTCTCCGGCCAAATCGCAATTATTAATTGGACCAAGAGCAGGAGTACAATATACTTGGGTAAGATATTCTGACGCAGATTATAGAGATTCAGTCAGCGTAAGCCCTGTATTAAATTATTTTGCCGGCATCACTACCGCCTTTAGAGTGAAAAATCGTTTCTTCTTAGAAATTGACTTACTTTATTCAAGAATGGGTAAAGAAGTAGAAAGTAAAATAGACCCATCTTTAAAGTATACCATGTATACTGATCATATTCAGCTACCTATTTTATATAGAGTGGATTTTAAGAAAGAAGTAGGAAAAGACAAGGCCTTCAAATGGTATATTGGTGCTGGGCCTACCCTTAGCTATTGGTTAAGTGGTCATGGTTCCGTGTCGTCAGTGGAACTTCTAGAAAGAGGTATTTACGGAATTGACTATAAATTGAAATTTGATAGTGACTATTCAGAAGCCGCTCCTGATGAACTTGGGGTTCCTGATCCTAACAGGCTTCAATTAGGCCTTAACGTAGGAGGGGGGCTAGTTTTCGAATTTCCGGGAGTATCCTCTTTGGCTGTAGATGTTAGATTTGAAATGGGACATTCCTATCTAGGAAAAGGCGATGCCGCTGAATTTAGGGATATTGTTCTGTTTACGGATTCTATGGAAAGTAAAAATATGGCTCTTAAAATAGGAGTATCTTATTTAATGGATACACGAATTTCTGAACGTAAGAAAGGAAAGAGTTCTATTAAAAGGCGGTAA
- a CDS encoding phosphoribosylanthranilate isomerase, which produces MALKTFVKVSSVNNLSDARYCAGMEVNQIGFSLEEGNESYISPEKFSELTEWLSGVEYVGEFENYSTDKIKEALQNYDVSFVQVIDAQQVKELSNDFSALILTTTAKELIDIDKNLPIEYLLVSGNGNEWTEEELDIIHHFKDTYQILLSSGVDENNIEELLQKTGAAGIALQGGNELRPGYKDYDELADILESLEMDDLDVS; this is translated from the coding sequence ATGGCGTTAAAAACATTTGTTAAAGTAAGCTCTGTAAATAACCTCTCTGATGCGCGTTATTGCGCTGGTATGGAAGTAAACCAGATAGGCTTTTCTTTAGAAGAAGGTAATGAAAGTTATATTTCCCCTGAAAAATTCAGTGAGCTCACTGAATGGTTATCAGGAGTTGAATATGTAGGTGAGTTTGAAAACTATTCTACTGATAAAATTAAAGAAGCCCTACAAAATTATGATGTAAGTTTTGTTCAAGTAATTGATGCTCAGCAGGTAAAAGAGCTAAGTAATGATTTTTCTGCACTTATACTTACTACTACGGCTAAAGAATTGATTGATATTGATAAAAATTTACCTATTGAATATTTATTGGTTAGTGGTAATGGAAATGAGTGGACAGAGGAAGAACTAGATATTATTCATCATTTTAAAGATACCTATCAGATTCTTTTGAGCTCAGGAGTAGATGAAAATAATATTGAAGAATTGCTCCAAAAAACGGGCGCGGCGGGCATTGCGCTTCAAGGCGGAAATGAATTAAGACCAGGCTATAAGGATTATGACGAACTGGCAGATATTTTAGAATCGCTCGAAATGGACGATTTGGACGTGTCTTAA
- a CDS encoding DUF6952 family protein, with protein MKIPEIKRLVENHQLEELIQAEEDLVNENELAITVKGDDEGEQLTHIFAAIFIINKMNDDNVDFKTALREYTGKVRESIN; from the coding sequence ATGAAGATTCCGGAAATTAAGAGACTGGTTGAAAATCATCAGTTAGAAGAATTGATCCAAGCTGAAGAAGATTTGGTTAATGAAAATGAATTAGCAATCACAGTAAAAGGAGATGATGAAGGTGAGCAACTTACGCATATTTTTGCGGCTATTTTTATCATTAACAAGATGAATGACGATAATGTAGACTTTAAAACTGCACTTAGAGAATATACTGGTAAAGTGAGAGAGTCTATCAATTAA
- a CDS encoding PorP/SprF family type IX secretion system membrane protein produces the protein MSKYFFIVLLFLAWKVNAQLAPVYNHFYNNPYLINPAEAGISGYMSFDFNHRQQWRGIEGAPVVSTFTFQTPFSYKKASVGVTIRNFERGLLNTNDLLFTYSYRAYLTKITTLNFGISAGLTSNTIDLNAIDDPDDPVLLEYTSNNMQPIANAGIKLTSKSGLNIGISLPRLFSPTYLNPDSFTSYEFSPFDEVQFVTYFKKPLEKKIVTRKYGRMKRRVEIEDPYAPLQLYFLYKYSKVQDQRIEVLATLNLTENFWVGGAYRMNYGASALLGFKIKSFLFSYAYEPASEYVEGLAQGTHEVQLTLRIGEKKKMERSKPILRTLEKTETHRARFSADEISEGGDDQGDGNMKKYYVVIKSFKDFNSADEFVRRMAERELYTNIFYNNIDKKYHVYSFQTYKLKEANEQRRAVQELTKYKSVTIITVQQ, from the coding sequence ATGAGTAAATATTTTTTTATAGTACTACTCTTTTTGGCATGGAAGGTTAATGCACAGCTTGCTCCAGTGTATAATCATTTCTATAATAACCCCTATTTGATAAATCCTGCCGAGGCAGGAATATCGGGTTATATGAGTTTTGATTTTAATCACAGGCAGCAGTGGAGAGGAATTGAAGGAGCTCCTGTAGTTTCTACTTTTACGTTTCAGACACCGTTCAGCTATAAAAAGGCTTCAGTAGGCGTAACCATACGTAATTTTGAAAGAGGGTTGTTAAATACAAATGACCTCTTGTTTACCTATAGCTATAGGGCATATTTAACGAAGATCACTACGTTGAACTTTGGTATTTCTGCAGGATTAACCTCTAATACCATTGATCTCAATGCTATTGATGATCCTGATGATCCTGTTCTTTTGGAATACACCAGCAATAATATGCAGCCGATTGCTAATGCAGGAATTAAGCTTACTTCAAAAAGTGGCCTTAATATTGGGATAAGTCTGCCCAGACTTTTTAGCCCTACCTATTTGAATCCGGATAGTTTCACCTCTTATGAGTTTTCTCCATTTGATGAAGTGCAGTTTGTTACCTACTTCAAAAAGCCATTAGAAAAGAAGATTGTAACTCGTAAATATGGTAGAATGAAACGGCGGGTAGAAATTGAAGACCCTTATGCTCCATTACAGTTATATTTCTTATACAAATACTCAAAGGTACAGGATCAACGAATTGAGGTTCTGGCTACACTTAACTTAACAGAAAACTTCTGGGTAGGTGGTGCTTATAGAATGAATTATGGAGCTTCTGCCCTATTAGGTTTCAAAATTAAAAGCTTCTTATTCAGTTATGCTTATGAACCGGCGTCAGAATATGTTGAAGGGCTGGCTCAGGGAACTCATGAAGTGCAGTTAACCCTTAGGATCGGTGAAAAGAAAAAAATGGAGCGTAGTAAACCAATACTTCGTACATTGGAGAAAACAGAGACGCATAGAGCACGTTTCTCTGCTGATGAGATATCTGAAGGTGGTGATGACCAGGGTGATGGCAATATGAAAAAGTATTATGTTGTTATAAAATCATTCAAAGATTTCAATTCTGCGGATGAATTCGTACGTAGAATGGCTGAGCGAGAATTGTATACCAACATTTTTTATAATAATATAGATAAGAAATACCATGTTTATAGCTTCCAGACCTATAAATTGAAAGAAGCCAATGAACAAAGAAGGGCTGTTCAGGAATTAACTAAATATAAAAGTGTTACCATCATTACAGTTCAGCAATAA
- a CDS encoding thioredoxin family protein has product MAVEVLTDDNFSSTIKEEDKVIVKYFAGWCGSCRLFAPKFKRLSGDERFSDIKFVDVDAENNPEARKLAGVTNLPFFAVFKEGELLGTVSTSKEDGVVELLSKLN; this is encoded by the coding sequence ATGGCAGTAGAAGTTTTAACAGACGATAATTTTTCTTCAACCATAAAAGAAGAAGATAAAGTAATAGTAAAATATTTCGCAGGTTGGTGTGGTAGCTGCAGGCTATTTGCTCCTAAGTTTAAAAGGCTTTCTGGTGATGAGCGTTTTTCTGACATAAAATTTGTAGATGTAGATGCTGAGAATAATCCAGAAGCAAGAAAACTAGCCGGAGTGACTAACCTCCCTTTCTTTGCTGTTTTTAAAGAAGGTGAGTTACTAGGAACCGTTTCTACTAGTAAAGAGGATGGCGTAGTAGAATTATTAAGTAAATTAAACTAA